A stretch of Henckelia pumila isolate YLH828 chromosome 4, ASM3356847v2, whole genome shotgun sequence DNA encodes these proteins:
- the LOC140862157 gene encoding uncharacterized acetyltransferase At3g50280-like: MFSDFDSASLLHRVFHFSKQNIAKLKSRANSKAGTEKISSLQSLLAHVWRSMLRGRRSSNNSIIQNQEVYFSMPVGTRDRIPLQNSYFGNAIHGAKVATTEDDILHHGLGYTAMKLHEMVNRQTKEQAIKTMEYLSANSRTTHSFSRNSNICMLSSSPRFYVYGNEFGWGKDIAVRSGIGSKFDGRITVFAAADSNGIDVEVYSTKETLEAMANDAEFIEVVTF; the protein is encoded by the coding sequence ATGTTCAGCGACTTCGATTCAGCTTCGTTGCTACACAGGGTATTTCATTTCAGCAAACAGAACATCGCTAAGCTCAAATCCAGGGCCAATTCTAAGGCGGGCACTGAAAAGATCTCATCTTTACAGTCTCTATTAGCTCATGTGTGGCGATCCATGTTGCGAGGGAGGCGTAGCAGCAACAACAGCATTATTCAAAACCAAGAAGTTTACTTCTCCATGCCCGTTGGTACCAGAGACAGAATACCTCTGCAGAATTCTTACTTCGGCAATGCGATTCACGGGGCAAAAGTCGCGACGACGGAAGACGATATCTTGCATCATGGGCTGGGATACACGGCGATGAAGTTACACGAAATGGTCAACCGGCAAACTAAGGAACAAGCGATCAAAACCATGGAATACTTGTCGGCGAATTCTAGGACGACACATAGTTTCAGTCGGAATAGCAATATATGTATGCTTAGTAGCTCCCCGAGGTTTTATGTGTATGGGAATGAATTTGGATGGGGAAAAGACATCGCTGTGAGGAGTGGGATCGGGTCGAAATTCGACGGGAGGATCACAGTTTTTGCGGCTGCAGATTCAAACGGCATTGACGTGGAAGTTTACTCGACCAAGGAAACACTGGAGGCGATGGCGAATGATGCGGAGTTCATTGAAGTTGTTACCTTTTGA